The genome window AAATTCTGCACGATATGCGTAGATTTTTTCCTTCCAGTTCCCTTAAAAGTACCTTAATGACTCTTTCAAAAAAAACTTTTCGACGACTCAGGGAAATAGTAGGCAAAAAAAATTGCCTTAGAGATAAGGAAGATCTTGCCTGTTATGCATATGATGCAACCGGATTAACCTATATGCCTGATGCGGTGCTGTTCCCTGAAAATACAGCGGAAGTTTCCTCCATTTTAACACTTGCAAATAGAGATGGTTTTTTTGTGATTCCCCGCGGAGCAGGTTCAGGAATGACAGGTGGGTCCCTTGCGGTTAAACAGGGCGTAATAGTAGTTATGACCCGTTTTAACCGGATAATACAAATTGATAAAGACAACCTTGTAGCCCATGTTGAGCCTGGAGTCGTGACGGCTAGTTTGCATAACGCAGTTGAAAAGGAAGGACTCTTTTATCCTCCTGATCCGGCCAGTTTTGATTTTTGCACTCTGGGCGGAAATATGGCCGAATGTTCCGGAGGCCCGCGTGCCGTCAAGTATGGAGTAACACGGGATTATGTACTCGGCCTTGAAATTGTGCTCCCCACAGGCGAGATAATTAATATCGGTGTGCAAACAGCCAAAGGGGTTGTCGGATACGATTTAACCAGACTTCTAATAGGTTCGGAGGGTACTCTCGGAATAATCACAAAAATGGTGCTGCGTCTTTTACCGCTTCCGGAGACAGTAAGAATAATGAAGGCCGCTTTTTCAGAAATGGAAACAGCTGCTGCAACAGTCTCTGCAATCATGAATCACGGTATCATACCACGTTCGATAGAATATATGGATAATGCATCCATAAGGTGCGCCGAAGGCTATCTTAAAACCGGCCTGCCGGTTAAGGCTGCCGCCCTGCTGATAATCGAGGCGGACGGAAAACAAGAAGATGCGGATAGATCAATAAAGGAACTTGGCGCAATCTGCCGATCAATGGGAGCTGTTGATATTCAGATAGCAAAAAACAATGAGGAATCTGAAAATATCCGGAAAGCCCGCAAAGCTCTATCCCCGGCGCTCTTTGAATATGGCCCTGATAAAATAAATGAAGATATTGTAGTTCCTAAAAGCAGAATTCCGGATATGGTTAAAAAGATAAAGGAGATAAAAATAGAGACCGGGCTTACAATTGTCAGTTTCGGCCATGCCGGAGACGGAAATATCCACGTAAATGTGATGCTTGATAAAAAAAATATAGAAGATGTTAGAAAGGCTGAATATGCAGTCAATGCTCTTTTCGATTATGCCCTGGAGCTGGGGGGAACAATTTCCGGAGAGCATGGCATAGGCATTACAAAGTCAAATTACCTGGAAAAGGAAATCGGCCTGGTTGAAACAGCTTTGATGAAAAAAATCAAAAACATATTTGACCCTAAAGGCATTCTGAATCCTGGAAAAATTTTTTATGAACCCGATATTTTAACCGCAGAAAGCGCAGAGGAACTGCTTGAATTTTAATATAATATTCTTCCAGCGGTCTCTGCGTTCTCCGCGGTTAAATCAAGTTTACAAATCTCACACGGTTATAGCTTTTGACATCAACTCTCCGATTGTTTTTGAGAATCGGGCAGGATTCTCCACCTTGCCGCCTTCACTGATTAGCGCAATATCAAGGAAGAGGTTGCAATATTCCTTCATTACCGGCACAGAAGGATCTTTTTCAAACAACGCTTTAACTTGTGACATGACCGGATGATCAATGTTTAACTCAAGCACCCGTTTAACATCAGGCGTCTTCTGCCCTGATGACTTGATGATTTTTTCCATATAGGCGCTCATGTCGTAAGTATCTCCCGAAAGGCATGCAACCGAATCTTTCAAACGCGTGGAGGCCTTCACCTCCTTAATTTTATCCTGAAGTTCTATTTTAATAAAGTTGAACAGATCGGTATATTCATCCTGTTTCTTTTCATCAATTTTTTCTAAATCAAGATCGCCCTTTTCAGCGCTTTTGAGCTGTTTACCATCGTATTCCGTTAATGATTGCACAACCCATTCGTCGATAGGGTCAGACATTAACAGGACTTCAATATCTTTTGCTTTCAGTTGTTCAAGATGCGGGCTGTTCATGATGGCCGACAGATTGTCCCCTGTGATGTAGTAAATATTTTCCTGTTCTTTGTCCATATTCTCAACATACTCTTTTAGGGAAATCAGTTTTCCTTCGGATTTGGTAGTTTTATACCGGATAAGTTCGGAGATTTTATTTCTGTTTTCAATATCTGTATGAATGCCTACTTTGATAAGCTGTCCGAATTCCTCATAAAACTTTTCATAATCATCCTTTTCCATATTTTTCAACAGCTCGAAGATCTTTTTTACAAGGTTTCGCCGTATATTTCTGATGAGGTTGTTTTGTTGTAAAATTTCACGGCTTACATTCAGATCGAGATCCGGTGCATCTACCACACCTTTTACAAATCTCAGGTATTCCGGTATAAGTTCTTTGCAGTTATCCATAATAAATACACGTCTGGAATAAAGGTGTATACCGTGACCGCTTTCAGTATGAAACATATCAAAGGGCGCCTTGGAGGGAATATATAATAAAGCGGTATATTCGGTTGCGCCCTCAAACTTCATATGCAGACGTGTCAGGGGAGGGTTCCAGTCATGGCTGATATGTTGGTAAAATTCTTCATGCTCTTTGTCTGAAACCTCATCCTTGGCTTTTGTCCATATGGCCTGCATGGAGTTAAGGGTCTCTTCCCTGATTACCTTTTTGGTTGTCTCTCCTACAGGCTTGCCCTCTTTATCAAGAACCTGTTCCTCTTTGGGGATAGGTTCATCCTTCTCTACATCCATAACAATCGGGTAATGAACAAAATCCGAATGCTGTTTGACAATAGACTTTATAGTCCATTCATCAGTAAAATCCTTCTCGCCTTTTTCCTGTTTTTTTAATTCTAAAATTATAGAAGTGCCTCGCGATTCCTTAGAGGTCTCTTCAATTGTATAGGAGCCGTCACCATGGGATTCCCATTTTGTGGCAGTTTCAGAACCGGCCCGCCTGGTTATCAGAATAATTTTATCAGCAGCCATGAAGGCACTGTAAAAACCGATTCCGAATCGGCCTATAAGTTCGGGCGCCAAGGTGTCATTATTCTGAGCCGCTTCAAGCGCTTCCAGGAAGGCTCCGGTTCCGCTTTTGGCAATAGTGCCTATATTCTCCATTACCTCATCATAGGTCATACCGATTCCATTATCTGAAACTTCCAGGGTTTGCTTTATACCGTCCGGAATGATTTTTATCTTAAATTCGGTATCATCACCAATTATGTCTGGTGAAGTCTGAGCTTCAAAACTGAGCTTGTCAATGGCATCCGAAGAATTGGAAATCAATTCTCTTAAAAAGATTTCCTTATTGGAATACATTGAGTTTATAATTAATTTTAACATTTGCTGAACTTCTGTTTTAAATTGATGAGTCTCTTTTTTTACGACCATTTTATTCTCCTGTTTTATTATACGATTTTAGTATTTGATAATGATTCAATAATAATACGCTGAAAATGGATGTCAACATGTAGGACTGGCGCAGATTAAAGAGATAGATAAAAATAAATTTAATATTACTTTTTTTGTTGACAAAAATAAATTTTACAGTTAAAAATATTATTTTTTTAGCGCATCGGGCCGTTAACTCAGTTGGTAGAGTATCTGCCTTTTAAGCAGAGAGTCGCGCGTTCGAGTCGCGCACGGCCCATCAGGTGTTATAAATTTTTGCGTCCCCATCGTCTAGCTTGGCCCAGGACACCGGCCTTTCACGCCGGCAACAGGGGTTCAAATCCCCTTGGGGACGCCACAAATACCCTTTCAATGGTAAACAACTACCCTTGATTTCCAATAATCTTTCCCATGGTTCATCTTGGGAAAGATACAAACTTCTCGCAATAGGGCTTGAATCGCTCTCTTTCTTTTTTAGGGCCAGCATGGCTTACTTCCTCCGACTAAATTCCCAATCACATTTGCCATTTCCACGTTCCTTTTTGCGCCCTGTGATGCAGTATGTTCTGTTTCTGATATCTTCCTTAATACTTTTAGCATTTCATATTGACAAAAGGCATCCATAAGCATATTGTTTGTACATGAAATATTTAAATTGGAATTCTGAAAAAAATGAGCTTTTAAAGTGTAAGCGTGGGATTTCTTTTGAAGAAATTGCTTATTTAATTGAATCTGGGCAAATTCTTAGCATTGAGGAAAACCCAGGGCATTCCAATCAAAAGATATATATTATAAAAATTGATCAATATGCTGTGGTAGTACCTTTTGTGGAAACAGAGGAAGAAATTTTTCTCAAAACAGCATTTCCAAGCCGGAAATATTCAAAACATTTCGGATTAAAGGGGGAATAATGAATAAATTTAGCAACAAAACCTTTAGCCCAATAGATCAAGAAGAAAAAGATATAATGGAATCTATTGAGCGTGGAGAATGGCACTCTGTTAAGAATGTTGATCAAGAAAAAAGCAAAGCAATTTTAGCAGCACGTAATACCTTGAAGAAAGATAAGCGTATAAATCTTCGCCTTACTCAAAAAGATTATCATCAAATTCAAATAAGAGCGATAGAAGAGGGAATACCTTATCAAACACTTATTTCCAGTATTGTGCATAAGTATTTGAATGGAATGTTAAGCTCAAGATCATAAGAAAAATTTTAATTGTTATGTGGTGTATTTCTTGAAACTTAAAACTTGTTGTTTGTACAAAATATTGGAGGAGCGGATATCCAGTAGTGTTTTCTGTTTGCGTTTAACCTATCTGTGTGCATCTATGTCCCATTGTTGTTTCAAAAACCAAAAAATATATTCATCACATTCATAAACTATTCTGCGATCACATTGCCTTTATCACTTCAACAGCTTTTTCCAAAGCCTGGGCAATTTTATCCGGCTTTGAACCGCCGGCCTGGGCCATGTCCGGCCGGCCGCCGCCGCCGCCGCCAACAACAGAAGCTGCCGCTTTAATTATATTGCCTGCATGATAACGATCAGTAAGATCCTTTGTTACAATGGCTATCAGAAGCGCTTTGGATTTATTAACACTGCCCAGAACGACAATGCCCGACCCTATTCTATCCTTGAACTTATCTGCAATCTCCCTGAGAGCCGCAGGTTTATCGATAGAGACTTCTTTTACAATCAGGTTAACATTGTTTATTGTTTGAATCTCATCACCCTCAGAATCCGCCTTAAGGATGGCAATTTTTGCTTTCAGACTTTCCACCTCTTTTTCAAGAGACTTCTGAGCCTGGATATTCTTTTCAATCCTTGGGATAAGTTCATCAGGCTTTTCCCGCAACAAACGTGATATATCCTGTACTATCCTGAATTTTTTGCGGATCTCAATCAATGCGGATTCGCCTGTTAAAGCCTCGATTCTCCTTATTCCTGATGCCACACTCGATTCTGCTATTATCTTGAAAAAACCTATGTCCCCGGTTCGCCGGGTATGTGTTCCGCCGCAGAGTTCCCGGCTGAAATCCTTAATCGAAACCACCCTTACTCTATCCCCGTATTTTTCTTCAAAAAGAGCCATTGCCCCGGATTTAAAAGCTGTATCAGCATCCATCTCTTCCACCTTGAGAGGGAGATTCCTTCTGATGCGCTCATTAACAAATACCTCAATTTGGTCAAGCATTTCCGGCTCTATCTGTGAGAAATGTGTAAAATCGAACCTGAGTCTGTCAGCAGCTACCAATGAACCAGCCTGTTTAACATGATCACCGATAATTTGACGAAGAGCTGAATGGAGTATGTGTGTGGCAGTATGATTACAGGCAATTGCATGGCGTGCTTTTACATCAATACTAAGGACAGAAGAATCGCCCTTTTTTATCTTTCCTGATGCTACTTTTCCTTTGTGAATTATCAGGCCGGTCGGGTCCTTAATGGTGTTCAGAACATCTATCTTAAAATTATCGCCTGAAATCTCTCCCTTATCACCAACCTGCCCCCCGGATTCCCCGTAAAACGGTGTTGACGCCGTAACTATCTCTACAACCTGACCCTCAGAAGCTTCCGGGACTTCCGTCCCATCCTGAACAAGGAGAATAACCCCGGCATCGGATGAAAGAGTATCATACCCGGTAAATTCAGGTTTAACACCTTTTGATGAAAGATTTTTATAGGCCTCGCTGATTCTTGTTAAAGTTGCAGCAGATCCGGATTGAGCGCGCTGCCCTTCCATGGCCCTGTCAAATCCCTCCATATCAAGCAGCATCTCTTTGTCTCTAACAACATCTTTTACAATGTCGACCGGGAATCCGTAGGTGTCGTAAAGTTTAAATATAACGTCCCCGGAAATCGATGTGCGCCCGTTATCCTGTAAATCCGACAAAGTATCGTTTAACAGCTTCAAACCGTTGTCCAGGGTTTCGGAAAAACGGATCTCCTCATTTTTAATCACATTGTCGATAAAGGCAGCGCCCTCTTTAAGCTCTGGGTAGGCAGACTGCATTATATCAAAAACAACATTTGCGGTTTCATGTAAAAACGGTCTGGTCAGGCCGATATTACGCCCGTAACGGATGGCCCGGCGCATGATCCGTCGCAGCACATATCCACGCCCTTCATTGGAAGGGAGAATGCCGTCGCCGATTAAAAATGCCGCTGCCCGTGTGTGATCAGCTATTACCTTCATGGCAATATCGTCTGCCGGCAAATCTCCGAATTTTTTTTCCGAAAGAGCTTCGGTTTTTCTTATTATCGGCAGTAGTAAATCCGTTTCATAATTTGTGGGCACATCCTGTATGATTGAGGCCAGTCGCTCCAGCCCCATACCGGTATCTATACTGGGCCTGGGCAGGGGGGTCAGTTTGCCGGAATCGTCCCGATTGTACTGCATGAAAACAAGATTCCAGATCTCAAGAAACCTGTCACATTCGCAGCCTACCATGCAGTCCGGGCTGCCGCAGCCGAAATCTTCTCCTCTGTCTATATGTATTTCACTGCAAGGACCGCAAGGACCGGTATCCCCCATGGACCAAAAATTATCCTTTTCGCCGCATCTCACGATTCTATCCTGGGAAACGCCGATATTTTTATGCCATATATCAAAAGCTTCATCATCTTTCAGGTAGATTGAAACCCAAAGTTTCTCCACTGGCAGGCCGAAACCGTTTACCAGCAGATCCCAAGCATATTCAATACCTTTATTTTTAAAATAATCGCCGAATGAAAAATTTCCCAGCATTTCAAAAAAAGTATGATGCCGGGCAGTATAGCCAACATTCTCAAGATCGTTATGCTTGCCGCCGGCCCGCACACATTTCTGGGAGGTTACGGCCCGCGCATAGTCCTTCTTTTCTTCGCCTAAAAAGGTACGTTTGAACTGCACCATCCCTGCATTAGTAAAAAGCAGGGTCGGGTCATCCGACGGCACAAGCGAAGCGCTCCTTGAGATATAGTGATTTTTATTTTTAAAATATTTTAAAAACTGCCTGCGTATTTCATTGCCGGTCATTATAAACTCCAATGGAAAAATCAGTTAGCGTCTGCAACAGGTTTTTCCTTAACGGCATCTTCCTCTTTTTCAAAAAGCCCAAGCGATGCTCTTACTTTAGTCAAAATCAGATCGTAAGTTTCCCGGTTCTCCTTGAAATATTGCTTTACATTATTTCGGCCCTGACCAATCCGCTCACCTTCATAGGAATACCAGGAACCGCTTTTATCTATAATATCGGCTTTTACACCCATATCAAGCAGATCGCCGGTTTTTGATATACCTTCTCCATACATGATATCGAATTCAGCCTCCTGGAAAGGAGGCGCCATCTTGTTTTTAACCACCTTAACCCTTGTTCTGTTGCCGATAACCTCCTGGCCGTCTTTCAGAGCGCCGATTCTGCGAATATCCAGCCTGACCGAGGAATAAAATTTCAAGGCGTTTCCGCCGGTAGTGGTCTCGGGATTTCCGAAAACAACACCAATTTTCATACGAATCTGATTAATAAAAATCAAGGCTGTCATTGTCTTGCTAAGTGTGCCTGTGAGCTTTCTCAAAGCCTGGGACATCAGCCGGGCCTGAAGACCCATATGTGAATCACCCATTTCGCCTTCGATTTCAGCCCTTGGGACAAGCGCGGCAACCGAGTCGATAACCAGTATGTCTATGGCTCCGCTCCGAATAAGCATATCCGCAATTTCAAGCGCCTGCTCTCCTGTATCCGGCTGTGATACCAGAAGTTCATCACAATTTACGCCTAATTTTTTTGCATAACCCACATCAAGTGCATGTTCGGCATCTATAAAGGCTGCTATACCGCCGTTTTTTTGGGCCTCGGCAACAGCATGCAGGGCAAGTGTTGTTTTACCGGATGATTCCGGGCCGTAAATTTCAATGACCCTGCCACGTGGCAGGCCGCCGATACCTAAAGCCTTATCAAGGGCAAGGGAAGTGGTAGGAATAATCGGCACATCCACCACGGCCTGACTGCCAAGTTTCATAATTGAGCCCTTGCCGTATTGGCGTTCTATCTGAATAATGGCGGTATCGATTGCCTTGCCCTTGTCTTGGTTATTCTCCATTAAACTCCCTCTATAAATCAGTTAATAACGCCCATGGCTTATCTGGCACAATAAAGCCGGATTGGTTGTGTCCGGAATTCGATCGTAGAGACAAGGCATGCATTGTCTCTACTACTTCGGCCCTATATCATAAATAAGGATCTGATTCAAACTTCACCCATTCCTGAAATTAAACTATTCTCTCTTTTTCGCCCAGAAGTTTAACAAAAAAACAAGCAGAAATCCAGCAATAGATATGCCGATAGCCATCATAACATCAACATCCCAATGTTCCGGCAAAATATTTTTCTGTAATGTGCCGGCAAGATTTTTATGCGAATCAACAGCGCTGAATATCGTCTTTTTCCAGGGCCAGATCTTTCTTAATGATCCGATCATGAAACCGGTTAACACGGCTATTGTAACATTGGGATACTTTTTAAAAAACCAGTTGAGAATACAGACAAAAGTGAATAATCCGGCTCCTGCTCCGGCCGCCACCAGTAATAGAATCAGAAAATCCCGCTGATGAACAGCCTCTAATATAAAATGATATTTCCCTAAAAGAACCAGGATAAATGCGCCTGAAATTCCCGGCAAAATCATAGCGCAGATTGCCATTGCCCCGCACAAAAACAGGAACCATGCTTTATCAGGAGTTGCTGCCGGCATTATTCCCACGAGATAATAGGTACAGAATGCTCCAAGGATAATCCATAAAAGAATCCATAATGAGCGCTTTTTGAAATGTTGAATTAAGGTAAATATAGAGGCTAATATTAAACCAAAAAAAAATGACCATAAGGGTACCGGTCTGTTGTCAAGAAGCCAGCTTAAAATTCCGGCAAGTGTGAAAACAGCAGTTAAAATGCCAACCAGCAAAGGCAGGACAAATTTCCATGCTGCACGGTCAAAGGCTTTTTTGGTTTCCAGGGAGAACAAAAGCATAAAAAATTTCAAATCAAATGATTTGATGGAAAAAATAAGCTCCCTGTAAATGCCGAGAATAAGCGCCATTGTGCCGCCGGAAACCCCGGGCACCACATCGGCGGCTCCCATACAAAAGCCTTTCGCAAACAATGATGGGAAAGGTTTAACAAAAGATTGGGTATTATTTTTATTTTTCATTTTTATTTTTCACTTTAATTTTTCACTTTAACCCTGGTGTTCTGCTCTGAGCAGATCATTTACGGTCTTCACAGGATTAAATGTAATTTCAGGAACTTCAATAAAAACAGTATTCCAGGATGACATGGCACCGTTCCAGAGACCCGGAAGCTCCAGGGCTTTCAGCTGCCTGCCGTTTTTTGATTTGTTTGAAATAAATACAGCTTCATTATCAACATACTTTTTTAAATCAAACTGGTTGCCCTGGAAATCACGCACGCCGCATACAATATCCACAGGATTGAAATGGGTTGCAGAGGAGAGTATAGACTGCTGTCTTTTTGACCCAGGGTCTATCTGTGCGGATTCTACGATCTGCCTGGATATGTTTTTATCTTTCCCCTCCACCCAGAACGGTCCCCCCCCGGGATCACCTGCATTCCGCACCATACCGCATACCCTGAGGGGCCGGTTTAATTTTGAAAAAAGATAAGCTCCTTGTTCTTTTTCTGAAGCATCGTTGACATCATCCGGTATACCTATCAATAGACGGTGTCTGATAAACTCGAACATCTTTTTAATATTATGCTGATCAATATCGCCGCATGACAGATTTCTCATAAAATTGAAGATTTCATTCTGCAATTCCACCAGAAACCCGCCCAGAGCCTTTTTATATAAAAAAGTATCCTGTTTTAGCCGGTCAGGCACAACATTATCAATATTTTTCAAAAAAATTATATCACCCTTAACCGAATTAAGATTATCCAGCAAAGCGCCATGTCCTCCAGGGCGGAACAGGAGTTTTCCATCTGTGTCCCGAAAGGGATTATTATGCTCGTCAACGGCAATGGTATCAGTGGATGGTTGTTGGTAAGAGTATGTTATCTTGAAATTAATTCCCGACTTTTCATAAAATCTGCTTATTTTATCAAGATGCTCCCTGATTAATGCAGCATGACCGGGCGCAACGGTAAAATGGATTCTGCATACTCCGTTATGATCCTTTGTATATTCTGCGGCTTCAGCCATATGTTCTTCAAAAGGGGTTCTTGAATCAGATGAATATTTATGAAAAAGTATCAACCCTTTAGGCAAATTTCCATAATTGAGTCCTTTGGGTGTCAAAATATATTCCAGAACGTCTTTATACTCTCCTGCAGCCAAAAATCGGTTGAGATCAAGACCATTTTTTTGCATAACAGCTTTTAAATCATCATAAAATGCAAAATTCCGGATCCCTTTTACAAATGCCCCAAAGGCCCTGGCAACGTCTGCATCCGCTTCCGTTTTTATAAAATCATCGTTAAGCTTGGCATCAAGGTTATTGAGGGAGTGTAATACCTTAAACATCCTGCTGGCAGCTCCTGACGCTGGTACAAATTTCATTGTTCTGCCGGACAACGATTCTTTTGTATATAATGCCGCCAGCCTGTCCGTATAATGACGATCCAAAACGGTTATCCCGTCACCTACTTTACACGAACCCTTCAAGTTTAAATAAAAATTGCTCTTTTTGAAAAGTTCTATTTGCGATATGATCTCACTCATTGTAAGATTCATATCCTTAATCTGAATTAAATCATTATTGTTGAACATTGATTATATTTTCTCTCATTCCTGGGTGAACACTGGTAGGGGCACGATGCATCGTGCCCCTAATCAAGTTTTGACCTATAACGCAGTGACATTATTGACCTGGAGATCTATATAATAAAACTTGATAATATTGCAAATAGATATTATCTTTTATAGATTCCTGCAACATGATAGACTTTGAAAATATTTTGACATTTTAAGGAGATAATCGGTGAAACAAAAATTTGTTATGGGGAAAAATAATAAAAACGGATTAGAAATTCAAGAGTATTCAGAGCTGGAAAAAGATCAGTTTTTTCTTGTATATCAATGTGTATACGATAGCGCAGAAATTGAATCTGCAATTGAAAAAGGTAATAAGGACATTATTAAAACATTGCGTAACGATAACTTTTTCCCATATCGGGATTATATTGATCAAATTGCGGAGACGGTGAAAGAAATTTATACTTCAAATATTGAAAATTCCGTTGAAATCTCTTTTGATGACCAGGAATACAACCTTGAAGAGACTGACGAAGTAGAATTATCTGATGAAATTGAGAAACTGCTTGAAGATGATACCTTATTAACCGATGTGACAACCACTGAGAATGAAGGTGTTGTAAAAATCGATAAGCTACAGGAAGATTAGATACCTTTTTGCATAACATATTGAAACATGACAATAATTATATAATCAAGGTCACTTATTCTCTCTTAAGCGGACTACTGCTAACCATCTCGTTTCCCCCGGCAGGATTTCACTGGATTGCCTGGATTGCTCTTGTGCCTTTAATCTTTACAAGCAGGAATCTGTCTTTCAACAGCTCCTTCAGACTCGGATTTATTGCAGGCCTGGTTCACTATCTTACTCTCTTGTACTGGCTTGTGGATACCATGGGTACCTATGGCAACCTTCCCTTATACCTGAGCTGGCCGGTACTATTCCTGCTTGCGGCATATCTTGCTCTATATATGGGACTGTTTTCAGGAATTTTATTTAGGGTCTCTAAAAAGCCGATTGCA of Desulfosarcina sp. BuS5 contains these proteins:
- a CDS encoding FAD-binding oxidoreductase, coding for MTLSKKTFRRLREIVGKKNCLRDKEDLACYAYDATGLTYMPDAVLFPENTAEVSSILTLANRDGFFVIPRGAGSGMTGGSLAVKQGVIVVMTRFNRIIQIDKDNLVAHVEPGVVTASLHNAVEKEGLFYPPDPASFDFCTLGGNMAECSGGPRAVKYGVTRDYVLGLEIVLPTGEIINIGVQTAKGVVGYDLTRLLIGSEGTLGIITKMVLRLLPLPETVRIMKAAFSEMETAAATVSAIMNHGIIPRSIEYMDNASIRCAEGYLKTGLPVKAAALLIIEADGKQEDADRSIKELGAICRSMGAVDIQIAKNNEESENIRKARKALSPALFEYGPDKINEDIVVPKSRIPDMVKKIKEIKIETGLTIVSFGHAGDGNIHVNVMLDKKNIEDVRKAEYAVNALFDYALELGGTISGEHGIGITKSNYLEKEIGLVETALMKKIKNIFDPKGILNPGKIFYEPDILTAESAEELLEF
- the htpG gene encoding molecular chaperone HtpG, which translates into the protein MVVKKETHQFKTEVQQMLKLIINSMYSNKEIFLRELISNSSDAIDKLSFEAQTSPDIIGDDTEFKIKIIPDGIKQTLEVSDNGIGMTYDEVMENIGTIAKSGTGAFLEALEAAQNNDTLAPELIGRFGIGFYSAFMAADKIILITRRAGSETATKWESHGDGSYTIEETSKESRGTSIILELKKQEKGEKDFTDEWTIKSIVKQHSDFVHYPIVMDVEKDEPIPKEEQVLDKEGKPVGETTKKVIREETLNSMQAIWTKAKDEVSDKEHEEFYQHISHDWNPPLTRLHMKFEGATEYTALLYIPSKAPFDMFHTESGHGIHLYSRRVFIMDNCKELIPEYLRFVKGVVDAPDLDLNVSREILQQNNLIRNIRRNLVKKIFELLKNMEKDDYEKFYEEFGQLIKVGIHTDIENRNKISELIRYKTTKSEGKLISLKEYVENMDKEQENIYYITGDNLSAIMNSPHLEQLKAKDIEVLLMSDPIDEWVVQSLTEYDGKQLKSAEKGDLDLEKIDEKKQDEYTDLFNFIKIELQDKIKEVKASTRLKDSVACLSGDTYDMSAYMEKIIKSSGQKTPDVKRVLELNIDHPVMSQVKALFEKDPSVPVMKEYCNLFLDIALISEGGKVENPARFSKTIGELMSKAITV
- a CDS encoding BrnT family toxin, with product MKYLNWNSEKNELLKCKRGISFEEIAYLIESGQILSIEENPGHSNQKIYIIKIDQYAVVVPFVETEEEIFLKTAFPSRKYSKHFGLKGE
- a CDS encoding antitoxin, which gives rise to MNKFSNKTFSPIDQEEKDIMESIERGEWHSVKNVDQEKSKAILAARNTLKKDKRINLRLTQKDYHQIQIRAIEEGIPYQTLISSIVHKYLNGMLSSRS
- the alaS gene encoding alanine--tRNA ligase, giving the protein MTGNEIRRQFLKYFKNKNHYISRSASLVPSDDPTLLFTNAGMVQFKRTFLGEEKKDYARAVTSQKCVRAGGKHNDLENVGYTARHHTFFEMLGNFSFGDYFKNKGIEYAWDLLVNGFGLPVEKLWVSIYLKDDEAFDIWHKNIGVSQDRIVRCGEKDNFWSMGDTGPCGPCSEIHIDRGEDFGCGSPDCMVGCECDRFLEIWNLVFMQYNRDDSGKLTPLPRPSIDTGMGLERLASIIQDVPTNYETDLLLPIIRKTEALSEKKFGDLPADDIAMKVIADHTRAAAFLIGDGILPSNEGRGYVLRRIMRRAIRYGRNIGLTRPFLHETANVVFDIMQSAYPELKEGAAFIDNVIKNEEIRFSETLDNGLKLLNDTLSDLQDNGRTSISGDVIFKLYDTYGFPVDIVKDVVRDKEMLLDMEGFDRAMEGQRAQSGSAATLTRISEAYKNLSSKGVKPEFTGYDTLSSDAGVILLVQDGTEVPEASEGQVVEIVTASTPFYGESGGQVGDKGEISGDNFKIDVLNTIKDPTGLIIHKGKVASGKIKKGDSSVLSIDVKARHAIACNHTATHILHSALRQIIGDHVKQAGSLVAADRLRFDFTHFSQIEPEMLDQIEVFVNERIRRNLPLKVEEMDADTAFKSGAMALFEEKYGDRVRVVSIKDFSRELCGGTHTRRTGDIGFFKIIAESSVASGIRRIEALTGESALIEIRKKFRIVQDISRLLREKPDELIPRIEKNIQAQKSLEKEVESLKAKIAILKADSEGDEIQTINNVNLIVKEVSIDKPAALREIADKFKDRIGSGIVVLGSVNKSKALLIAIVTKDLTDRYHAGNIIKAAASVVGGGGGGRPDMAQAGGSKPDKIAQALEKAVEVIKAM
- the recA gene encoding recombinase RecA; the protein is MENNQDKGKAIDTAIIQIERQYGKGSIMKLGSQAVVDVPIIPTTSLALDKALGIGGLPRGRVIEIYGPESSGKTTLALHAVAEAQKNGGIAAFIDAEHALDVGYAKKLGVNCDELLVSQPDTGEQALEIADMLIRSGAIDILVIDSVAALVPRAEIEGEMGDSHMGLQARLMSQALRKLTGTLSKTMTALIFINQIRMKIGVVFGNPETTTGGNALKFYSSVRLDIRRIGALKDGQEVIGNRTRVKVVKNKMAPPFQEAEFDIMYGEGISKTGDLLDMGVKADIIDKSGSWYSYEGERIGQGRNNVKQYFKENRETYDLILTKVRASLGLFEKEEDAVKEKPVADAN
- a CDS encoding DUF368 domain-containing protein — translated: MKNKNNTQSFVKPFPSLFAKGFCMGAADVVPGVSGGTMALILGIYRELIFSIKSFDLKFFMLLFSLETKKAFDRAAWKFVLPLLVGILTAVFTLAGILSWLLDNRPVPLWSFFFGLILASIFTLIQHFKKRSLWILLWIILGAFCTYYLVGIMPAATPDKAWFLFLCGAMAICAMILPGISGAFILVLLGKYHFILEAVHQRDFLILLLVAAGAGAGLFTFVCILNWFFKKYPNVTIAVLTGFMIGSLRKIWPWKKTIFSAVDSHKNLAGTLQKNILPEHWDVDVMMAIGISIAGFLLVFLLNFWAKKRE
- a CDS encoding DUF4301 family protein, with product MFNNNDLIQIKDMNLTMSEIISQIELFKKSNFYLNLKGSCKVGDGITVLDRHYTDRLAALYTKESLSGRTMKFVPASGAASRMFKVLHSLNNLDAKLNDDFIKTEADADVARAFGAFVKGIRNFAFYDDLKAVMQKNGLDLNRFLAAGEYKDVLEYILTPKGLNYGNLPKGLILFHKYSSDSRTPFEEHMAEAAEYTKDHNGVCRIHFTVAPGHAALIREHLDKISRFYEKSGINFKITYSYQQPSTDTIAVDEHNNPFRDTDGKLLFRPGGHGALLDNLNSVKGDIIFLKNIDNVVPDRLKQDTFLYKKALGGFLVELQNEIFNFMRNLSCGDIDQHNIKKMFEFIRHRLLIGIPDDVNDASEKEQGAYLFSKLNRPLRVCGMVRNAGDPGGGPFWVEGKDKNISRQIVESAQIDPGSKRQQSILSSATHFNPVDIVCGVRDFQGNQFDLKKYVDNEAVFISNKSKNGRQLKALELPGLWNGAMSSWNTVFIEVPEITFNPVKTVNDLLRAEHQG